A window from Shimia isoporae encodes these proteins:
- a CDS encoding ATPase, which yields MIYQSAQDWRDATQKKVLLFGMSGLGKTHISNALRASGDWFHYSVDYRIGTRYMGEHITDNAKREAMKVPFLRELLMSDSIYIGSNITFNNLAPLSTYLGKPGDAAKGGLPFAEYQRRQDQHTAAEIAALLDTKSFIDRAHDLYGYDHFVCDTGGSICEVVNPDDPSDPVLSLLANSTLMVWIKGNEAHTEELVRRFDRAPKPMCYQPEFLLAAWNEYLAETGDSEDKVDPDAFVRWTYARALAHRQPRYAAMAKQGITVSAEDVARVETDDDFVALISQTLEATT from the coding sequence ATGATCTATCAAAGCGCGCAGGACTGGCGCGACGCCACTCAGAAAAAAGTGCTTCTGTTCGGAATGTCCGGCCTTGGAAAAACGCACATATCCAATGCGTTACGCGCCAGCGGCGACTGGTTTCACTATTCAGTGGATTACCGTATCGGCACCCGCTACATGGGCGAGCACATCACCGATAACGCCAAGCGCGAAGCGATGAAGGTGCCCTTCCTTCGTGAACTTTTGATGAGCGACAGCATCTATATCGGCTCCAACATCACCTTCAACAACCTCGCCCCACTCAGCACCTATCTCGGCAAACCGGGGGACGCCGCAAAAGGCGGCTTGCCGTTTGCGGAGTACCAGCGCCGTCAGGACCAGCATACGGCGGCGGAAATCGCCGCTCTGCTGGATACCAAATCCTTTATCGACCGCGCGCACGACCTCTATGGTTACGACCATTTTGTATGCGACACGGGCGGCTCCATATGTGAAGTTGTAAATCCCGACGATCCATCCGATCCAGTTTTGTCGCTACTCGCGAACAGCACTCTCATGGTTTGGATCAAAGGCAACGAGGCCCATACCGAAGAACTCGTCCGCCGATTTGATCGTGCACCTAAACCTATGTGTTACCAGCCAGAATTCCTTTTGGCCGCTTGGAATGAGTATCTGGCTGAAACCGGTGATTCAGAAGACAAGGTCGACCCCGACGCATTTGTACGGTGGACGTATGCCCGTGCACTCGCGCATCGCCAACCACGTTACGCCGCCATGGCAAAACAAGGCATCACGGTCTCTGCCGAAGATGTTGCGCGCGTCGAAACAGATGACGACTTTGTTGCGTTGATCTCCCAAACCCTTGAGGCCACGACTTGA
- the rplM gene encoding 50S ribosomal protein L13 yields the protein MKTFSATPADIEKKWIIIDAEGVVLGRLASIVAMRLRGKHKASFTPHMDMGDNVIVINADKVQMTGKKRTDKKYYWHTGHPGGIKHRTAEQILEGAHPERVVTKAVQRMLPGNRLSRKQMTNLRVYAGAEHPHEAQAPEVLDVKSMNSKNTRS from the coding sequence ATGAAAACCTTCTCTGCTACTCCGGCAGACATCGAGAAGAAGTGGATCATCATCGACGCCGAAGGCGTGGTGCTGGGCCGTCTCGCATCGATCGTCGCCATGCGCCTGCGCGGCAAGCACAAGGCGTCCTTTACCCCGCACATGGACATGGGTGACAACGTCATCGTGATCAACGCGGACAAAGTCCAGATGACCGGCAAGAAACGCACGGACAAGAAATACTACTGGCACACCGGCCACCCGGGCGGCATCAAGCACCGCACTGCGGAACAGATCCTGGAAGGCGCGCACCCAGAGCGCGTTGTGACCAAAGCTGTTCAGCGCATGCTGCCGGGCAACCGCCTGTCCCGCAAGCAAATGACCAACCTGCGCGTTTATGCCGGTGCCGAGCACCCGCACGAAGCACAGGCCCCTGAAGTGCTGGACGTGAAGTCCATGAACAGCAAGAACACCCGGAGCTAA
- a CDS encoding cytochrome c3 family protein, giving the protein MKAPTARQVRIAAVFAGLPMFLAAAVVMTDPIAMPIMAHGPIQASHESIQCEACHQPSPGTARQQVQGKLHFLLGLRETPVDFGFSAVTSKACLACHERPNERHPIYRFQEPRFQASLALVEATSCLGCHSEHTNHRASIDLLFCQACHEDLKLKSDPLDVNHETLIANLEWQTCLGCHDFHGNHKHQAPTLLEAAIPAEAVLLYLQAGPSPYPLPKLFKGREGGE; this is encoded by the coding sequence ATGAAAGCTCCCACCGCACGACAGGTCCGGATCGCCGCTGTGTTTGCTGGGTTACCGATGTTTTTGGCTGCTGCCGTGGTCATGACCGATCCCATTGCCATGCCAATCATGGCCCACGGGCCAATCCAAGCAAGCCATGAGAGCATTCAGTGCGAGGCATGCCACCAGCCCAGCCCGGGAACAGCTCGCCAGCAGGTCCAAGGCAAGCTGCACTTTCTTTTGGGGTTGCGAGAAACGCCCGTGGATTTCGGATTCAGCGCGGTGACATCCAAGGCGTGTTTGGCTTGCCACGAGCGTCCGAACGAGCGTCATCCGATCTATCGGTTCCAGGAACCGCGATTTCAGGCTTCTCTGGCGCTAGTCGAAGCCACCAGTTGTCTGGGATGTCATTCGGAACATACCAATCACAGGGCCTCGATCGATTTGCTGTTTTGTCAGGCGTGTCATGAGGATTTGAAACTGAAATCCGACCCACTTGACGTGAACCATGAAACCTTGATTGCCAATCTGGAGTGGCAAACTTGCTTGGGATGTCATGACTTCCACGGGAACCACAAACATCAGGCGCCAACGCTGTTAGAGGCCGCGATACCGGCGGAGGCGGTGCTGCTATACTTGCAGGCGGGTCCAAGCCCTTATCCGCTTCCGAAACTTTTCAAGGGAAGAGAGGGCGGCGAATGA
- a CDS encoding TetR/AcrR family transcriptional regulator, protein MGKRGYHHGNLRQALVEAALSLIEAKGPSGFTLSEAAKTAGVTPAAVYRHFEGRDDLIAEAARQGYEIFADVMQYAYEKGQPSALASFEATGRAYLAFARKYPGHYIAMFESGISVNRTPELAAVAARARGVMEQAAGDLSQHIPPEKRPPASMFSAHIWAMSHGVVELYARNSPGTQSPFAPEDLLESGIGVYLRGLGLIGNDR, encoded by the coding sequence ATGGGTAAGCGCGGCTATCATCACGGCAACCTGCGTCAGGCGCTGGTCGAAGCTGCTCTCAGTCTGATCGAGGCCAAGGGACCGTCGGGTTTCACCTTGTCCGAGGCGGCAAAAACTGCGGGCGTAACACCCGCAGCGGTTTACCGGCATTTCGAGGGGCGCGACGACCTTATCGCCGAGGCCGCACGCCAAGGTTATGAAATCTTCGCCGACGTCATGCAATATGCCTACGAAAAGGGCCAACCTTCTGCGCTCGCTTCTTTCGAGGCCACCGGTCGCGCTTACCTCGCGTTTGCGAGGAAATATCCTGGCCATTACATTGCCATGTTCGAAAGCGGAATTTCTGTGAACCGGACACCGGAACTGGCCGCTGTCGCCGCCCGCGCTCGCGGTGTTATGGAACAGGCTGCAGGTGATCTTTCGCAACACATCCCCCCGGAGAAACGACCGCCCGCGTCCATGTTTTCTGCACACATCTGGGCTATGAGCCACGGCGTTGTTGAACTCTACGCCCGCAATTCGCCCGGCACGCAAAGCCCATTCGCGCCCGAGGACCTGCTTGAAAGCGGCATCGGCGTTTACCTCCGTGGGTTAGGTCTTATTGGCAATGACAGATGA
- a CDS encoding PaaI family thioesterase yields the protein MQAVMTKEDLTEFLERVFPQVRDDFVIESIDGVNTVMRLKVAERHLRPGGTVSGPSMFGLADVSAYVATLARIGKEALTVTTGCSMDFMRKPEAGKDLIAHATLLKLGRTLSVTSILIYSEGSDAPVARANMTYSIPPK from the coding sequence ATGCAAGCCGTGATGACCAAAGAAGATTTGACGGAGTTTCTCGAACGGGTGTTTCCGCAGGTGCGGGATGATTTTGTGATCGAGAGCATCGACGGCGTGAATACGGTCATGCGATTAAAGGTGGCGGAGCGCCACTTGCGGCCTGGCGGCACAGTATCCGGACCAAGCATGTTTGGTTTGGCGGATGTATCGGCCTATGTGGCGACATTGGCGCGGATTGGGAAAGAGGCGCTGACCGTGACAACGGGGTGTTCGATGGACTTCATGCGCAAACCCGAGGCAGGAAAAGATCTTATCGCGCACGCAACGCTTCTGAAGCTTGGACGAACGCTATCTGTGACCAGTATCCTGATTTATTCGGAAGGCAGCGACGCGCCGGTGGCGCGCGCCAACATGACCTATTCGATCCCACCAAAATGA
- a CDS encoding DUF1127 domain-containing protein, translating to MTMTTTNLQSLTNRNANAQLPVAARLALSFAAMVTEWDQRVRTRRALSKLSEDHLWDVGLTVDDARLEAQKKMWRI from the coding sequence ATGACTATGACCACAACCAATCTGCAATCTCTGACAAACCGCAATGCAAACGCTCAACTTCCTGTTGCTGCGCGTCTGGCACTGTCTTTTGCTGCAATGGTCACGGAATGGGATCAACGCGTTCGCACGCGCCGTGCACTCTCCAAGCTTTCCGAGGATCATTTGTGGGATGTCGGCCTTACTGTCGATGACGCCCGACTGGAGGCCCAGAAAAAGATGTGGCGGATCTGA
- a CDS encoding c-type heme family protein: MIKIILAGMFGSIMVYLFATAPAPLPDRSVTAIDDCQFEVQSLFDGVNAINDAARSIYTKRVVGGGKLAGLAFGEDWQEPTVEKGPLPALFLRLTAARLETKPPPLGLYLGSDAPINKSNLFTPEQLVSFEEVKTKRTPVFLLSAVAGNVGMYPDVAGVAPCVDCHNDHEDSPKTDWKLGDVMGATTWTYPDKTLNLNSYFSALEATFVSVQEAYQLYLDKTTGFELPVGVGENWPKEGRRTLPDADVFLAEVRAAAAAQLVEAMLPVDGLGDVGKCAS, translated from the coding sequence ATGATCAAGATTATTCTGGCAGGGATGTTTGGCAGCATCATGGTCTACTTGTTTGCCACAGCGCCGGCACCACTGCCGGACAGGTCTGTAACAGCGATTGATGATTGTCAGTTTGAGGTCCAATCACTGTTTGACGGAGTAAACGCCATCAACGATGCAGCACGATCCATATACACGAAACGTGTTGTAGGTGGCGGAAAGCTAGCGGGACTCGCATTCGGCGAAGACTGGCAGGAACCAACCGTTGAAAAGGGGCCTTTGCCGGCTCTGTTTCTGCGGTTGACTGCAGCGCGCTTGGAAACCAAGCCCCCGCCACTTGGCCTTTATCTTGGATCAGATGCCCCCATCAATAAATCCAATTTGTTTACGCCGGAGCAACTGGTCAGTTTTGAAGAAGTTAAAACCAAGCGGACGCCTGTTTTCTTACTTTCGGCTGTTGCCGGGAATGTGGGTATGTATCCGGATGTCGCAGGGGTGGCGCCATGTGTGGACTGCCACAACGATCACGAAGACAGCCCGAAAACAGACTGGAAGTTGGGCGATGTCATGGGCGCGACGACATGGACCTATCCAGATAAAACTTTGAATCTTAATAGTTATTTCAGCGCGCTAGAGGCTACATTTGTAAGCGTTCAGGAGGCGTATCAACTATATTTGGACAAGACCACGGGGTTCGAACTGCCGGTTGGTGTTGGAGAGAACTGGCCAAAAGAAGGGCGGCGCACTTTGCCTGATGCAGATGTTTTCCTGGCGGAGGTCAGGGCAGCTGCGGCGGCGCAACTTGTTGAGGCGATGTTGCCTGTTGATGGATTGGGGGATGTCGGAAAATGCGCCTCATAG
- the metA gene encoding homoserine O-acetyltransferase MetA, whose product MPIKIPSDLPAFDVLTHEGVMVMAEDQAARQDIRPLRIGLLNLMPKKIQTENQFARLIGATPLQIELSLIRMSEHKTRNTAAEHMAEFYRPFQDVKASGEKFDGLIITGAPIEHLQFEDVTYWEELCDVFDWTRTNVHSTFGVCWGGMAMINYFHGVKKHILDHKAFGCFRHRNLAHASPFLRGFSDDCVIPVSRWTEMRQEEIDAVPQLRTLLSSEDVGPCLVEHPETRSLFIFNHFEYDSDTLKQEYDRDVAEGTPINVPTNYYPDDDPSNPPQNRWRSHAHLLYGNWISEIYQTTPFDMSRIGYETTDLRAHDED is encoded by the coding sequence ATGCCTATCAAGATCCCGTCAGACCTGCCCGCCTTTGACGTGCTCACGCACGAAGGCGTAATGGTCATGGCCGAGGATCAAGCGGCCCGTCAGGACATCCGCCCCCTGCGCATCGGGCTTCTGAACCTGATGCCAAAGAAAATCCAGACTGAGAACCAGTTTGCGCGTTTGATCGGTGCCACCCCGCTGCAAATCGAATTGTCGCTGATCCGCATGAGCGAACACAAAACGCGCAACACCGCAGCCGAACACATGGCGGAGTTCTATCGCCCCTTTCAGGACGTTAAGGCGTCCGGCGAAAAGTTCGATGGCCTTATCATTACGGGTGCGCCGATCGAACACCTCCAGTTTGAGGACGTGACCTATTGGGAAGAACTTTGCGATGTCTTCGATTGGACACGCACCAATGTTCACTCCACGTTTGGCGTCTGTTGGGGGGGCATGGCGATGATCAACTATTTCCATGGCGTCAAAAAACACATCCTGGACCACAAGGCTTTTGGCTGTTTCCGGCACCGGAATCTGGCGCATGCATCGCCGTTTTTGCGTGGTTTTTCAGACGATTGCGTCATTCCCGTGAGCCGCTGGACGGAGATGCGCCAAGAGGAAATCGACGCGGTTCCGCAATTGCGCACATTGCTGTCGAGTGAAGACGTCGGCCCTTGTCTTGTAGAGCACCCGGAAACCAGATCTCTTTTTATTTTCAATCACTTCGAGTACGATTCTGATACGCTGAAGCAGGAATACGACCGCGACGTTGCCGAAGGCACACCCATCAACGTGCCGACAAACTACTATCCGGACGACGACCCATCCAACCCGCCGCAAAATCGCTGGCGCAGCCACGCGCATCTGCTTTATGGCAACTGGATTTCGGAGATCTATCAAACGACACCATTTGATATGTCCCGCATCGGTTACGAAACCACCGATTTGCGCGCACACGACGAAGACTGA
- a CDS encoding DUF2459 domain-containing protein, with amino-acid sequence MSLARLIALIVTLVVASRFVAFGADDGFDRDQGTPIWVFDHGYHAGLVIARSSLSKFEGARSQVWLAQFPEADWFEFGWGDTGFYFEVPAYENVTLAIGAKALLWPSDSVMHISTGSGTPFAVFSHSDGVEIPVTDDALVQMLAFIESGAATDVPLGPGLYGVSRFYQGRGAYHLFQTCNSWVSQALRAGDVRSAPGPSVLSAGLLWDLKRRYN; translated from the coding sequence ATGAGCTTGGCGCGCTTGATTGCGCTGATTGTGACGTTGGTTGTTGCCAGCAGATTTGTGGCTTTTGGTGCGGACGATGGGTTCGACCGTGACCAAGGCACGCCAATTTGGGTGTTTGATCATGGCTACCACGCGGGTTTGGTGATTGCGCGAAGTAGCCTGAGTAAATTCGAGGGCGCGCGTTCGCAGGTCTGGCTGGCCCAATTTCCCGAAGCAGATTGGTTTGAATTCGGGTGGGGGGATACGGGTTTCTACTTCGAAGTGCCTGCTTATGAAAACGTTACACTGGCGATTGGTGCCAAGGCGCTTTTGTGGCCAAGTGACAGTGTGATGCACATATCAACCGGTTCGGGAACGCCGTTTGCGGTGTTTTCTCATTCCGACGGAGTGGAAATTCCAGTGACGGATGATGCGCTTGTCCAGATGCTTGCCTTTATTGAATCAGGTGCTGCGACCGACGTGCCGCTCGGGCCTGGGCTTTACGGCGTCAGCCGATTTTATCAAGGCCGTGGCGCCTATCATCTTTTTCAAACGTGCAACAGCTGGGTTTCGCAGGCTTTGCGGGCAGGCGACGTGCGTTCTGCACCGGGCCCATCTGTCCTGAGTGCCGGTCTACTTTGGGATTTGAAACGTCGTTACAATTGA
- the rpsI gene encoding 30S ribosomal protein S9, whose protein sequence is MADQINSLEELNAVAGEEAVVVEAAPREPVRDELGRSYATGKRKDAVARVWIKPGSGKVVVNGKDQDKYFARPVLQLILRQPFQVAGVEGEFDVYATVKGGGLTGQAGAVKHGISKALQLYEPSLRAPLKAAGFLTRDSRVVERKKYGKRKARRSFQFSKR, encoded by the coding sequence ATGGCTGATCAAATCAACTCGCTTGAAGAGCTGAACGCCGTTGCCGGTGAAGAAGCTGTCGTAGTCGAAGCCGCGCCGCGTGAGCCGGTACGTGACGAACTGGGCCGCTCCTATGCGACCGGTAAACGTAAAGACGCTGTTGCCCGCGTTTGGATCAAACCGGGTTCCGGTAAGGTCGTCGTGAACGGCAAAGATCAGGACAAGTATTTTGCGCGTCCGGTTCTGCAGCTGATCCTGCGTCAACCGTTCCAGGTTGCCGGCGTCGAAGGTGAATTTGACGTATACGCCACCGTTAAAGGTGGTGGTCTGACCGGTCAGGCCGGTGCAGTAAAGCACGGTATCTCCAAAGCTCTGCAGCTTTATGAACCGTCCCTGCGCGCGCCGCTGAAAGCCGCCGGCTTCCTGACACGCGACAGCCGTGTTGTTGAACGTAAGAAGTACGGTAAGCGCAAAGCACGTCGTTCTTTCCAGTTCTCCAAGCGTTAA
- a CDS encoding PLP-dependent aminotransferase family protein: protein MIDTIWPPDFEKSTGPKYIVLIQSLRGAVRNGQLPIGEKLPPVRELAWQLGITPGTVARAYKMAVEEGLLETTVGRGTFVANTRSEPDLVSDPLLPISQSEDLDLRPVRVPDVGQDRIIRNVLGILSKGCHTPYVGCATSATDLLARQAVVNWVGSDLAGRFGADDVVLAMGAQNASVIALQCCLHGNAPTVLTEAVTFPGVRHAGRLLRAEVIGVEQDQHGLRPDLLEDALRRHGGQVLVTSAQAHSPTTIQTPLERRQEIAELARHYNLQIIEDDCHAIGTADTPSYRALCPDRAWYIGSLTKSVSAALRFGYLVAPEGRAQTARHVAQSNFYGLAQPILDICAELILTGQAERIREQVLKSIRSRVQLAVNVLGSWDIRWRPDLPFIWLRLPQGWRGSTFVRACDAEGIRIKSADEYVLSDGQAPNAVRIALPSDVAEPELRTALELMSDLLSKPHYHAEY from the coding sequence GTGATTGATACAATTTGGCCGCCTGATTTTGAGAAATCCACGGGTCCAAAGTACATTGTATTGATACAATCACTGCGTGGAGCCGTCCGCAACGGACAGCTTCCGATTGGGGAAAAGCTTCCACCGGTGAGGGAGTTGGCGTGGCAGTTAGGGATCACGCCAGGGACGGTGGCTCGTGCGTACAAGATGGCTGTGGAAGAAGGACTGCTGGAGACCACAGTTGGGCGTGGAACATTTGTCGCCAACACCCGTTCCGAACCTGATCTGGTGTCAGACCCATTGTTGCCGATCAGCCAAAGCGAAGATCTGGATCTTCGCCCGGTGCGCGTGCCGGATGTCGGTCAGGACCGTATTATTCGCAATGTCCTCGGCATACTGTCCAAGGGATGCCACACGCCTTATGTCGGTTGCGCCACTTCTGCCACTGACCTTTTGGCACGTCAGGCCGTGGTCAACTGGGTGGGATCAGACTTGGCAGGAAGGTTTGGTGCAGACGACGTGGTTCTGGCAATGGGCGCGCAGAATGCATCGGTTATAGCTCTTCAATGTTGTTTGCACGGAAATGCACCGACTGTTCTTACGGAGGCGGTCACTTTTCCCGGGGTCCGGCATGCCGGACGCCTGCTGAGGGCAGAGGTCATTGGCGTGGAACAGGATCAGCATGGGCTGCGCCCGGATTTGCTGGAAGACGCTTTGCGTCGACATGGCGGACAGGTTCTGGTGACGTCGGCGCAGGCGCACAGCCCGACGACGATCCAGACTCCGTTGGAAAGACGGCAGGAAATTGCAGAACTCGCGCGGCACTACAACTTGCAGATCATCGAGGATGATTGCCACGCGATTGGCACAGCTGATACGCCGTCTTATCGCGCGCTCTGTCCGGACAGAGCGTGGTACATCGGTTCGTTGACGAAGTCGGTCTCGGCTGCGTTACGGTTCGGGTATCTGGTTGCGCCGGAAGGGCGGGCTCAGACCGCGAGGCATGTGGCGCAATCCAACTTTTACGGTTTGGCACAGCCGATCCTTGATATCTGTGCGGAACTAATACTTACGGGACAGGCGGAGAGGATCAGGGAGCAGGTTCTAAAATCCATCAGGTCGCGTGTACAGCTTGCCGTGAATGTACTTGGCAGTTGGGACATACGTTGGCGCCCAGATCTGCCGTTTATCTGGTTGCGTCTGCCACAGGGCTGGCGGGGATCAACATTTGTTCGAGCCTGTGATGCGGAGGGGATCAGGATCAAATCCGCTGACGAGTACGTTCTTTCCGACGGGCAGGCTCCGAATGCGGTGCGTATCGCTTTGCCGTCGGATGTAGCAGAGCCAGAACTGCGGACGGCGTTGGAGTTGATGTCTGATTTGCTGTCGAAACCGCATTATCACGCCGAATATTAG
- the ppk2 gene encoding polyphosphate kinase 2 codes for MDLPFDGAISGYFENEAPADVRDAIRKGGKKDILSETYPHSSRLGGKSYESDIAALQIELVKMQHWVKETGQRIAMVFEGRDAAGKGGTIKRFRENLNPRGARVVALSKPTEDESTQWYFQRYIDHLPSGGEIVFYDRSWYNRGVVEKVFGFCDDDQRSKFFNQVGPLENTLVEEGIHFFKFWLNVGRAEQLRRFLSRENDPLKQWKLSWIDVEGLRRWDAYSEAIRETLDRTHSDIAPWTIVRSDDKRRARLNAIRTVLHSLDYDRKDVEAIGKIDTAVCGGPDIWNG; via the coding sequence ATGGACTTGCCATTCGACGGCGCTATAAGCGGCTATTTCGAGAATGAAGCACCTGCCGACGTGCGGGACGCAATCCGCAAAGGCGGCAAAAAAGATATCCTGAGCGAAACCTACCCCCATTCTTCGCGGCTTGGGGGAAAATCCTACGAGTCCGACATCGCTGCCCTCCAAATCGAACTGGTCAAGATGCAGCATTGGGTCAAGGAAACCGGACAGCGCATTGCGATGGTTTTCGAAGGCAGAGACGCCGCAGGCAAAGGGGGTACAATCAAGCGGTTCCGCGAAAATCTGAACCCCCGTGGTGCACGCGTGGTCGCATTATCCAAACCGACAGAGGACGAAAGCACCCAATGGTACTTCCAGCGATACATCGATCATCTGCCATCCGGCGGAGAAATCGTTTTCTACGATCGCAGCTGGTACAACCGCGGCGTCGTTGAGAAGGTCTTCGGGTTTTGCGACGATGACCAACGGTCAAAATTTTTTAATCAAGTCGGGCCCTTGGAAAACACCCTCGTCGAAGAAGGGATCCACTTCTTCAAATTCTGGCTCAATGTCGGGCGCGCGGAACAACTCAGGCGCTTCTTGTCACGTGAAAACGACCCGCTTAAACAATGGAAACTCAGCTGGATCGACGTGGAAGGACTTAGACGCTGGGACGCCTATTCCGAAGCCATTCGCGAAACCCTCGACCGGACCCATAGTGACATAGCACCTTGGACAATCGTGCGCTCCGACGACAAACGCCGGGCGCGTCTAAACGCAATCCGCACCGTGCTGCATAGCCTTGACTATGATCGCAAAGACGTTGAAGCCATTGGGAAAATCGACACAGCGGTCTGTGGAGGCCCAGACATCTGGAATGGGTAA
- a CDS encoding alpha/beta fold hydrolase → MLKWIGLSLLTLLIASVVATLWKVEQRKATAKSDFPPDGEFTEVDGHPVHYVSMGAADRPAVVLLHGASGNTRDFTFDLARRLASDYRVVVFDRPGLGHTPALAPNGVTISDQAALLSKASANIGVLNPIVAGQSFGGAVTMAWAVNHPDNIAAAVSIAGATYPWEGGFSGFYARLADPWKGPVVARLISAWASEDYVADSIAGIFAPQPAPDGYAAYVGVPLVLRPSSLLANAQQRHELRPQLAALAPQYKNLTLPVEIVHGDKDTTVGINVHSTRMVEDIPGANLVALEGIGHMPHHTNPEDVIAAIDRAAVRAGLR, encoded by the coding sequence ATGTTGAAATGGATCGGGTTATCACTTTTGACCCTGTTGATTGCGAGTGTTGTTGCAACACTCTGGAAAGTCGAACAGCGCAAGGCCACAGCCAAAAGCGATTTTCCCCCCGATGGCGAATTCACGGAAGTTGACGGACATCCCGTCCACTATGTTTCGATGGGTGCAGCGGACAGGCCAGCGGTCGTTCTCTTACACGGGGCGTCCGGAAATACCCGTGATTTCACCTTCGACCTGGCGCGACGTCTGGCCTCAGATTATCGTGTTGTTGTCTTTGACCGACCCGGTCTGGGACACACACCGGCTCTCGCACCAAATGGCGTGACGATCTCGGATCAAGCGGCTTTACTTTCAAAAGCGTCGGCAAATATTGGTGTTTTAAATCCGATAGTTGCGGGGCAAAGCTTCGGTGGTGCCGTGACAATGGCTTGGGCTGTCAATCATCCGGACAACATCGCCGCTGCGGTTTCGATCGCGGGTGCGACCTACCCATGGGAGGGCGGCTTTAGCGGCTTCTATGCCCGGTTGGCCGACCCGTGGAAAGGCCCTGTCGTGGCACGCCTGATTTCCGCGTGGGCCAGCGAAGACTACGTCGCGGACTCCATTGCTGGAATCTTTGCCCCTCAACCCGCGCCTGACGGGTATGCGGCGTATGTCGGTGTGCCATTGGTGTTGCGCCCCTCTTCACTGCTGGCCAACGCCCAGCAACGGCACGAGCTTCGCCCTCAATTGGCAGCGCTTGCACCGCAATACAAAAATCTCACATTGCCTGTCGAAATCGTCCATGGGGACAAAGACACCACTGTCGGGATCAATGTGCATTCGACGCGAATGGTGGAAGACATTCCGGGTGCGAACCTCGTCGCATTGGAGGGCATCGGACACATGCCGCACCATACCAACCCAGAAGATGTGATCGCCGCAATCGACAGGGCAGCAGTCCGCGCCGGATTGCGCTAA
- a CDS encoding thermonuclease family protein has translation MKLVRLFTGLCLAALTGFPATALDRPVLKGTASVIDGDTIEIRGQRLRLHGIDAPESGQLCHDANNDPWRCGKEAAFALSDKIGRRPVSCNLIDQDRYGRWIAICEQNGKTLNAWLVREGWAIAYTRFSDDYVREERAARRAKRGIWQGSFVAPEDWRRGTRLPPKTKPANCNIKGNINSKGDRIYHVPGGKWYDRTTVNTSKGQRWFCSEAEARAAGWRKSKS, from the coding sequence GTGAAATTGGTTCGCCTCTTCACAGGCCTATGCCTTGCCGCCTTGACCGGCTTTCCCGCGACTGCACTGGATCGCCCTGTTTTGAAGGGCACGGCCAGCGTCATTGATGGCGACACCATCGAAATTCGCGGGCAACGTCTAAGATTACACGGCATCGACGCTCCGGAAAGCGGCCAACTCTGTCACGATGCAAACAATGATCCATGGCGTTGCGGCAAAGAAGCTGCCTTTGCTCTCTCCGACAAAATCGGACGTCGTCCTGTGTCCTGCAACTTGATCGATCAGGACCGCTACGGTCGTTGGATCGCGATTTGCGAGCAAAACGGCAAGACTCTGAATGCCTGGTTGGTCCGCGAAGGTTGGGCGATTGCCTACACGCGCTTTTCAGACGACTACGTACGAGAAGAACGGGCCGCAAGACGCGCGAAACGCGGAATCTGGCAAGGCAGCTTTGTCGCGCCCGAAGACTGGCGCCGCGGTACGCGGTTGCCGCCTAAAACCAAACCCGCGAATTGCAATATCAAAGGCAATATCAATAGCAAAGGTGATCGCATCTACCACGTTCCGGGCGGTAAATGGTACGATCGCACAACGGTCAATACCTCAAAAGGTCAACGATGGTTTTGCTCCGAGGCGGAAGCGCGGGCAGCAGGTTGGCGCAAATCCAAAAGCTGA